A window of the Helianthus annuus cultivar XRQ/B chromosome 4, HanXRQr2.0-SUNRISE, whole genome shotgun sequence genome harbors these coding sequences:
- the LOC110868161 gene encoding 60S ribosomal protein L17-2 has translation MVKYSTEPENPTKSCKARGSDLRCHFKNTRETAHAIRKLPLIKAKRYLEDVLAHKQAIPFTRFCRGVGRTAQAKNRHSNGQGRWPAKSAKFILDLLKNAESNAEIKGLDVDALHISHIQVNQAQKQRRRTYRAHGRINPYMSSPCHIELTLSEKEEPVKKEPETQLASRKTK, from the exons ATG GTGAAGTACTCAACGGAACCGGAAAACCCTACGAAAT CTTGCAAAGCTAGAGGTTCAGATCTCAGGTGTCACTTTAAA aACACCAGAGAAACTGCACATGCCATACGCAAATTGCCGTTGATCAAGGCTAAGAGATACTTAGAAGATGTTCTTGCTCATAAACAAGCTATACCGTTTACGCGTTTTTGTCGTGGAGTTGGACGGACTGCACAAGCGAAGAATCGCCATTCGAATGGACAAGGACGTTGGCCTGCTAAATCTGCAAAGTTTATCCTTGATTTGCTGAAGAATGCTGAGAGTAATGCGGAA ATTAAGGGGTTAGATGTGGATGCTCTTCACATTTCTCACATTCAGGTGAACCAAGCACAAAAACAGAGACGGAGGACTTACCGTGCTCATGGAAGAATCAATC CTTACATGTCTTCTCCTTGTCATATTGAACTGACCCTATCCGAGAAGGAAGAACCTGTTAAGAAAGAG